The following is a genomic window from Gadus morhua chromosome 23, gadMor3.0, whole genome shotgun sequence.
CTCTATAGGCGAGTTGGACTGAGCATGTGAACCATGCAGCCGGCCCATTTGAGGAGCGTTGTATGCATCATCGTAGGCATCCTTTGTTTTGCGTAGGTCGATGAATGGATGATGGATACAAGTCAAATGGGTCAGGccgatgggggtgggggggtggtgggggtggcgggTCAACGCGTCAGCATAGATACCACTTTGTGAAGGCATGCCCGTGTTTCTAACAGCAAGAGGGTGTTGCTGGGCGACCCGGCTACCTCGTCTtcctccacctggggggggCTCGGCTCGGTGGGGCTCTGAGCCGGCGGGCTCTGGTTCTTCCGCCGGATGGAGCTACGAGACCCGTCAGTGATACTCTGAATCTGAACAaaaggggggggaggcggtTGTCATGGGTGACGGGAgaggtcgcccccccccccggggaagCCACCGCACGCAGGGGGAACGTGTTGGGGTGGGGGATGGAACCCCCGGGACTAGTTCTATCAGATATGTCCAGTGCTTGTTTAGcttcactcacactcacacacacacacacacacacacacacacacacacgtccccttAAAAAAAGAGCGTTATTCTCAACGATAGCACACCTGTAAGGAAACAGCGTCATGATACGAAGAGGAGACATAGCAAGGCCTCCATATCAAGGACCATCTACACAAGCCAATTCGTTTGATTAGGATTGTTTGCTCCCTGTGAAGGCCTGGGGGTCTCGGCGTGgttctctttacctctctctccctctcgttccgGGACAGCTGCATCTGCTTCAGCATCTGGGACCTCTGCTCCATGACCAGGGTCTTCTCGTAGGTGAAGGCCGAGATGTCGCTGTCGTGCTGCGGGACCACAAGAGCAACCCCCCGTGAGACGGAGTCACACACCGCCATCGCCCCGTCGGCAGTCTGATCGTGTGAGCGCTGCATTCTGGGAGATGCTTATGGGCCGCAGCACGCCGATGCATTGCCAAACTATTTGAAGGCTGATTGATTTGACCACATGCATTTTAGAGCCACAAATTGAGAACATCTGCCTTGGGATTCTTCACAATCACAGCAAggaagacacacagatacaattgTAATGGTCTGtcttttaaatgtatttgaataTTTGTTCAATCAAAAGCATCATTCTTAGCATAGGTGGCAATGAGGAGTTTACAATCCTCCATTGAATCCACTAGTTGTGAACAAGAGGATGGCATAAAACACCTGAAAACACAGGACGAGATGCTTTTCCGAGACGGCTTTCTAGCACTTCACTCAAGCAGCGATTACTGCTTACAGCAAAGTGGAAAATACACATTGCATAGCGTGGTCCATTTTGAGCAGGGTTCCCAGAGCGAGGTCCCGGCCAGGGCTCAGGAGCGGGCCactcaccatctccaccacctccacctcggcGTCAAGCCGCAGGTGGTACAGGAACATCTGCAGGTCCTTCTTCATCTGGATGGAGTTGTCGTCCATCTGGGCCACGGTGAAGATGCGCATCTTGCACTTCCGCCACACCTGAGCGGAGAGACGGACGGAGGAGGATCACCCGTTTAGTATAgtcgaaggaggaggaggacaagaaggACGGATGATAGAAGACAACGGGCAGATGAGGTGGTCCATTGTAGAGAGaggcaaaataaaaaacatcgcTTATAAATAACTTATAAATCCATGAACACTTAACGGTACTTAATTGATCTAGCAGCCTTCAGATAGCCTCACATAGCCACAGTAGAACGCGGTTGAGCCTTCAGATAAACATCCAGCCTACAGTGCCTCACATAGCCACATTAGAGCGCGGTTGAGCCTTCAGATAAACATGCAGCCTACAGAGCCTCACATAGCCACAGAAGAGCGcggttgacccctgaccttgtGCTGACGCAGCAGGAAGGGCAGCAGCATGAGCATGCCTCCGTCGTGCACCACCCACCACACGTCGATGGTGCCCTCGCCCAGGCGCTCCAGGTTGCCGGGGAAGCTGTCCACGTTCTTGGCCACCAGCAGCGCGTGGTGCGTCGCCGTGGTCTCCCTCACCGTCTCTGGGggccggagggagggagggagggggagggagggacacacgagggagagacagagagacaaaggggggagagacggagacatagagagaaaaGGATGACGACGCTAAAATAGTCTTATTACGctcaaccgtgtgtgtgtgtgtgtgtctgtgtgtgtgtgtgtttctggctgGCGTTAAGCAGCCTCATAGTGAAATAGTTGAAAATACCTTTTAGTCAAGAGAAACAAGGAGTCCTGAAAAATTTGACTGACATTTGACTGTGACGGCAAACACAACCTCGGTGCGTCAGCGCTTGCATTCCTGCATCACCTTGCCCTGCCGACTCTGGTTCATTCCCTAATCTTTTCTGGACCTCCGTCCAGCTCAGTGGTACCGGTCCAGCCCTCACCTATAAAGTTCTTCCAGGAGGCGGGGTCATTGGACTGCTTCCAGGTGCCGGGCCAGGCCATCAACACCGTGTTGTGCTTCATGCCCCCCAGGCCGGCCGACTGGATGAGGTGGGAGAATCCGTCCCTCAGGTTGGACGACACCACCACGTGGCAGAAGCCCTTGGTGCGCTCCGCCGCCATGGAGGACTTGATGTTCTGGAGGACgcagggaggaaggagacagggggaggaggaggagaaaagagggaggcagggaggatgCCAAGCAGTACAGGAAGAAATAGGAAGGGGAAAAGACAGAGGAACGGATCAGACTGGTTGAAAACTATGACCGCCTAACTGATGACTCTGAAGATCTATTCACATTCTTCTGGCTTCAGTGAAATCCTGTTGCTTAAGTTTCATTAGGAGCCATACTATGCCTAAGCATCAGTACATATAACTTGGTTGCTTTAATTCTAGACTTGATGCCTACTTCTTGACTAGTTGGGTCGCTAAATCACCTGGCAGCAGCCCATAACGGTGGCCTATGTATGAGGGACTTTTAGTGTGGTGGGGTTGATCTCCTGCACTCTAACTAGTCCCCAGtgaccacttcctgtccccggGTGTTACTCCAGTTCACACACGGCTTCTGCTGCTCAGACTGTTACTATGACGACGTTACTACATGCTCTACGGCTGGCCCTGCCATGAAAGGCTGCAGGGGGTTCTTAGGGAACAACGTAGTCTAGCTCATCATACACTACCTGCCTGGTTTCTAATGGTGTCTACATGTTTAGTACCACAACCGTCCCTACATCAGGACTAAGGCGGCTACATGACCTATAAGAAACAGTGGATGCTTAACCTGTCTGGTCTTTGACTGGTTTTCGTTTAATATCATACCTTTTCTGCAACCTTTTCAGAAAGGAACCATTTCACATTTCATTCGCTATGTGGGCCTTCCCGCTAAACAGTGCATTCACAGTGCATGCTCACAGGATGCAGGGATCCCTCTGTCCCATTTAAAGGTTTATCCTGTTACCACTGGGTAGACTTACAGAGATGTGCTGGCCCTCAACCTAGCCTGAATATAGGCCTATCATGAGTGTATAATGACCGTATAAATAACCATGACATGCTTATGAATTCTTAAATGCTCCAACGTTCCGAACGGTTAATATTGGGAATAGACCAACACCCCTGGATTTGGGTCGTCTAATCCTGAAGTTAATCTTGTGTTGAGGATTGCTGAGGACAGGAGAAGTAATCTGCTGAATGAAATTGCTTTTCTAGAGCAAGTCAGGCCAAATATAGTCATGTGTCAGGTGTTGAATCACCTATGAAGTGTACTGCTCATTTCGGCCAGCATGTGGCAGCACTGGTCTGGTCAGTCGAATTTGGACTGTAGTTGACCTCATTCTTCTGAACCAAGCATGGCAGCGTATGTGTTCCtgccgtgtgtgtatgcatgtgtagctgctgtgtgtctatgtatgtgcaCCTCCTCTGTGTACCTGCTGCTGTGTCGGTATACGTTTGTTTGTACCTGCTGTGTGCgtatacgtgcgtgtgtgtgcgtgtgtgtgtgtgtctacctgctcAGCCGTCTTGGCCTCAGAGTCCTTGGTCAGATAGGTGCCCTCCAGCACGTTGCCCACGATGGTGAGCCCCTTgccggccttcagctgggtggTGAGGGACAGCAGGCGCGGGTGCTTCACCGCCAGGTCCGTGTCCACGTTGAGCAGCACCAGCATCTGGGGCCTGGGCAAcgtgagcagggaggagaggggtgttCAACAACAGCCTTCTCATCTGTTATCAAAAATAACATCTTGTCTTTCCCCAACAGTCTCCACATTGCATCGTCTGTGAATCCAACCATGATCCCTGGTAAGCCCTCCACATGTGTTCTGCCTTGTTTGTCCAAACTCGCATGCAATGTTTTTCCAAACTTACTCTCATGTTGGACAACGTGATAAAACGCTAATCAATGAATGTGTCACAGCAAGGTGTCATTACCCAAATGTACACTAGAGGGTGGTTTATCAACTAGCGAGCAAAACAACTAAGAGGATAGAGCTCAGAAAAGGCGTCGGTTCCAGACAGCGCATATGTTTTGTATTCTATTTGAGTGTCTTATACTTGAAGAATTACACAATTTCAATGTTTACACAGCTAAGCTCGGTTAGCTGCAGCCGGCAACTAAATGGTTTTGAACCACGGCCTTCTGGGCAATTAACCAATCAGTGATGCGCAGCACCTGGGCGAACCCTCAGGTAAACACAGCAGAGCCGCACCTCCAGTTCTTGGTGTGCGGGGGCGCCTCCTCTAGGCGAATGAGAGCGTAGCGGGCAGCGTTCAGGGAGAGGCCACGGATCCCATCGCCCCATTCCTTCTCcgccctggagagagagacagatcagTACCGAACAATCTTAAAAcaattctaataataatatatgcaacaaacacaatgcaaaaaaatatagatacaATATAcgtcaataaataaaaatagatgtAGTATGAGAAAATGATGGCTACGTTGTTGGGACAACTTTGCAGAGAGGCGATTGACACACCTCTTGGTTTACCCTGATCGCCGTCACTATGAACCGTTAGCTCCAGTGTCTAGTGGTGTGGTGTAGCGCCCTTACCCGCGGTATTCGATGTACTTGTAGATGAGGCCGGCGATCACCATGGCCACGATGGCGTAGTACCAGGACGAGATGAAcatgagggagagacacaggctCATCCCCAGGAACGACAGCGCCCTGCAGGGGGAGACGGTAGGGGAGAGTACCGCAACAGTTAGGCAAACACAGCGATAACCAAACACAACGCCAGTCTTTAATGATGCGCCATGCAAATTGGTTCACGTGCCACAGgcattattttctttttgtgtgtgtgcacagctgTGTGCGCCTGACTTTAAGAGAGGACAgactccacacacaaacagggacaCTAAATGATCAAAGGGCCTGTGATCATAGATCAAAGACAACGGCCTATCCTGTTAGTTTGGAACTAACGTGGCTGGGCACTGCTCCCAAAACGACTCTGGCAGCAGGCCGGGCCAGTGAGATCGCTGATGTACTAACTAGGTCTGAGCTGGGGCGGATGATGCAAGGCTCACACTACAGGACGTTTGACCTGATTCTGACGTCAAAGACACAGGACACATTCTCCATTCCCTGCATAATCTGGCAGATATCTGAAAGAAATACTGGTTCCATTGGGTTGATGGATGTGGTCAAAGATGCGATTATGATGGAGCTCGTCAGGCTCTCTGCAGTGACGCATGGCTCTAATGGAATGTCCCCATTGAACGAGTCAGTGCACATTAAACCCAGTGCAGCTGATCTTGCCAGTGTTTAGACACGAGGTGGGGAGCGGCGTTATCTCGGCTCCCCAGTTGTCCATTTTCTGAGTTTATGAATAGCCTACTTCACTCAAAAGCCATCATTTAAGTGTGTTAGTTCAACAAGGCTTAAACTGCAAACATTTATCCGTGACTCTGATCGAcccagaatccccccccccccccccccctccttggcGCCGGTGACCCACCAGTGGTAGTACTTGAAGCGCGGCCTCCAGTTGGGCGTCCTGAGCAGCGTCTGAACGGCACAGGCCAGGTTGACAAAGAGGTAGCACATCAGGAAGAACCTGGAGGGAGGAGCAAGCGATGGAGACTCATGGAGCAACTCAAAGTAACAATGCCGTCGCATGGTCTTACAAAGTACAAGTACAGTTCAGTAGTGATGGATGCGAGCCATCTCCCATTTCCAAAAGTAAATCCAATGCGAACAGACTAAATAAGTATGAATAATGCAGGAGTAACATCGGAGGATGTGTGCACCCCATTGATATCTAAAAATTCTAAATAACTTTCAGAGAAGAATAAACCAATATTGAAGATATTGGGTTTGAGGAGCTTTTACTTTGTGTGTGCTCTCCCACCcattgggctgtgtgtgtgtgtgtgtgtgtgtgtgtgtgtgtgtgtgtgtgtgtgtgtgtgtgtgtgtgtgtgtgtgtgtgtgtgtgtgtgtgtgtgtgtgtgtgtgtgtgagtgagtgagtgagttcaaCTGACATGGAGAGGATGGGGGCTACAGCGTCCAGGGAGGCGATGAGGATGCCGATCTCACAGATCCCACCGGACAGCAGCAGAGCCCAGGTGGGCTCACCGTTAGCCTTCCCATGGCCaaacacctgcaacacacacacacaggcatgttcACAACATATTCATCGACATACATGGCAGCATTCGCTCAGGGAGCGAGAGAATGCTGACTTGCGAcccgaaggttgctagttcgatccccggctcctccgagTTTCAAGGTTTCCATGAGCAAGGCCCCtcgccctaactgctcctgacgatcTGGCTGTTGCCATGCATGGTCGACACCGCCTTCgtagtgtgcatttgtgtacgaacgggtgaatgttaggcaataattgtaaagcgctttgagtggccattggttagaaaagtgctgtataTATACTACCCATTTACATGCAAGCAACACAAACCGTTAAGTTAACTTGACTGTAGAATGTTTGTGTTGGTAGGGGGGGGTGACTTACCGCCAGGAAAGGGACAATGCCATCTCGTGCGATGGCTTGCAGTAGGCGTGGCGCCCCAGTCAAGctctgaagccccgccccacaGCAGGAGAAGAACGAGCCAATCACAATCACCCACGGTGACGGCCAGGACAGCGTGCCAATCACAAGGTTCCGTTTTACAGAGTCGCCAAACCTGCAGAGTGGTTGCGGATGGAGACTTTTAGTTTCAAAAAGAGGCCGTCTGAAAGACTTAGAAACATCTCACACTTGACAGTCCATGCTAAACAAGAAAAAACTAGTTTGCTGCAGATTAACGCTCGTTGGAGGAGCAGACAATGTGAGCAGTGTACAACGTACAAGTTCACATCCTGTATGATATCTGACCCTCATACTTACTTGTCTCTGAGCAACACAGTATCAATGCAGGCACCAAACAGCACCACGGAGGTCAAGTCTGGAGCACACCGTTAAGGAGAGAACCTACACTCTTCTATAGAGGACAATTCAATTATGCTGAATGTGATACATGTTATTCATAGAGGTCCAAGGTCAAAAATCAGGTTTCTTGGACTCACAATCCCGTTGCAAAAATTGCAATACATAgagttaaataaaaaataaaataataataataaagaaaatattaaGTGTAGCCTTTTTGACATCACTCTTTGATAGAAATGTCATGGCAACGGATGAGAGGATACAAATGAATGTGGTGGTTGCTATGGCCAGGATTGTCCCGATGGGGATGGACTTCTGGGCGTCCCGCAGGTCTCCCGATCGGTTGGAGCCGGCCATGATGCCTGGAGACAAGTCAGACAACATTTTAGACCATTTGTTGTTTCAGGCCTAGTTTAACTAATTTGATGGTGTCCATGTAAACTAAGGTATTCATTATACATTGAATAGGTTAACCTTACCCTGATGCTAAGGCTATATAATAACCCTTATGCATGAAGTAACATTAACTCACGGTTAATTAACGTTCCCTTCATGTGACGTGCTGTGAACTGTGTGTAAAGCCAAGAGTCGTACCAGTGACCGAGGGGAAGTAGATGCCCACCAGCAGCGTGAAGAAGGAGGCGATGTCGTTGACCACGTAGGGCAGGTACACGTCCTGGGAGGTGTCCGCCGCCAGCACCGCTGGCTGTCTCGGCTTCTCCACCAGCATGCCCAGCGGCCCGTAGTCCGACCACATGTTGTCTGGGGGGGAAACGGCCGTTAGAACACACACCAATGCGCTGGTAGTCACGTAGCGCCTGgcaggaggggaagagaggaggccCTGCATTGTCCGACACTGGCGGAGCACAATGGATTCCGTAACGTGCCAAGGGCAGACGGACAGGGGGGGATTAAGTAAGAGTTGGAGTGTGCTTGAAAACATCCTGTCTTAAGTGGCTGGTATTTTTATTGACCGGTGCTCCAGACCAGGTCAGTGTAGTGCAGGTCACCATGTGCCAGCAGGGATTTGTGTTACTCTGCATTTTGAAAGTCAAAATCCAATGATTACTTTTTTGACTTAACTAGttgaaatttgcaaaaaaaatacatactggGAAATTGGATGCAAAATGATGCAATGCTGTGAAATGTCCTGGCGTAGCCATTCCAAAGATCCTCGGGATATTTGTGTCATCTCGTTCAtgttttgaaatataaatagtTTAGAAAAACCAAACAACCGCACAGATTGCCCTACATGGCACTGCACGACATTAAATTATGCATCCCCAATGGATTcaaaggtggtggtggtggagggcggACGCAGTGTTCTGACCTGAGATGACACCGCTGGTGAGCCCGGGGATGCCCTGTATCATTGTGACGTTGTTAAGGACAAAGTACTCGTTGCAGGAGGCGTTGAGCGCCCTAGAGCCTCCACAGAAGAGCGCCCACAGCGCCGTGCCGACTGTCTGGTTGCCCACCTCCTCCGTCTTCAGACACTTGTCAAAGTTCAGGTTCTGGAGCGTTCGGTTTcccagcagacacacactacAGCACGGGGGAGAGCAGAGGTACATCAATGTCAAACTCTGGTCCACGCTCTTATTTCTTTAAGTCTTTGTCCCAGTGTGAACTGCTAGCGAACTCCAGGCTTACAGGGACCTCTGAAATGCTTTGAGAGAGAAAAGCCCTCAATACCGCTCGCTGAGTGTAACCATGCAACATTATGGTGTACGGGAAAAGCATGTCACGTTACAGAGAGAGGACTCACGGGAAGTCTGGAGGGTCGAAGGCGGTCTTGATGACCCCGGCGTAAATGGCCAGGATGGAGAGGACGACGCAGGCCAGGAAGACCAGCGCCAGCTTGTTCACGTACTTGACCCCCACGAACACCACCAGGGACATCAGCGTCAGGCAGCAGGTGCCATACACGCGCATGTTGTTCAGCAGGGCGGCCGGctcatcctccttcttctccgccACGAAGATGGCCGCCTGCGGCACGATGTAGGTCTGGCCAAACGCAAGCACAGGGAGAAGGCTTTAGGATGTGCCTGATGCAAGGATAGGGAGGTGGCTTTATGGTGTCCGACCCAAGCACAGGGAGAAGGCTTTAGGGTGTCTGACCCAAGCACAGGGAGAAGGCTTTTGGCTGGGTTGAGCTCTGATCAGGGTTTGGCTTTTAGGGTAAAAACCATGGATTGCAGGTGTGATGCGGTCTGTATTCGGTACGTTGAAGTTCCAAATAAAATTACATATTTTGGGAATGGATGGAAATGTACGCACGAATCATGACAGCATGCTCACCAATAGGATCTCTATGGTGCCCAGAATGTACATGGAGCCAGCGAAGGTGGTGCCCAGATAGAAGCAGAGGCCCACCGCTCCACCAAACTCAGGCCCCAGAGATCTTGAAATCATGTAGTAGGAACCTCCAGCTGAAGGGAAGGGTACAGGCAAAGGATTAGTTTTTAATCTTATTTTACTCAATTCACCCCATTTTTAATTGCGTCATTATTCTTTATGACACAACCAATGAGCACAGACTGTCAAAAGCTATAGCTGAACCCGAAACTGATTTCACTAATTTAACACAGTCAATGTTAATTTATAATTATGTCCCAATAACTTAAAACTTCTGAAGTCTCACTCCTTATATCATTTAAGATTGTGGTCAATTACACTGCATCCAATTTTGGATCTAGATCAATGAGGTATTATTACAAAGGAACATAGTGTACGTGCAGACTTGCATGAGTACGCTTCAGAAGAACATTGGATTATTGTGTATGTTGTTCCTCTGTTCCACTGAATAAAGCCTGCTTACCTGGCACAACCCCATTGGTCGCGATTGCACTCATAGAGATGGCGGTCAGCATTGTCTGTGGACAACAGATACAGATTCATTGTACAATATTTCACATCTTGGTCCTTCACATACAAACACCTCACGTGATATCCTTCACTTAAAATAGTTTTTCATTGAAACAACACCCACAAATGTTATTGTTGCCAGGTTGTGCTAATTCTATACATCTATGGTTTTTCATGTTTGCAGTCCTATTGTGGGGCCGAGACAAAGGGTTTAGTGCAGTCATAAGCCGTGTCAGT
Proteins encoded in this region:
- the slc12a7b gene encoding solute carrier family 12 member 7 isoform X4; translation: MGERFVVVPVGPCNGELEPPDTVFSDPAPENEGAADGVVAGQRDPNTAVPILEYSREPNKYGDGLRKESSPFINNTDNDKAISYDGKNMALFEEEMDSNPMVSSLLNKLANYTNLTQGAQEHEEADEEEAGPKKKAVKSPQMGTFMGVYLPCLQNILGVILFLRLTWIVGTAGIVESLAIVVMCCSCTMLTAISMSAIATNGVVPAGGSYYMISRSLGPEFGGAVGLCFYLGTTFAGSMYILGTIEILLTYIVPQAAIFVAEKKEDEPAALLNNMRVYGTCCLTLMSLVVFVGVKYVNKLALVFLACVVLSILAIYAGVIKTAFDPPDFPVCLLGNRTLQNLNFDKCLKTEEVGNQTVGTALWALFCGGSRALNASCNEYFVLNNVTMIQGIPGLTSGVISDNMWSDYGPLGMLVEKPRQPAVLAADTSQDVYLPYVVNDIASFFTLLVGIYFPSVTGIMAGSNRSGDLRDAQKSIPIGTILAIATTTFIYLTSVVLFGACIDTVLLRDKFGDSVKRNLVIGTLSWPSPWVIVIGSFFSCCGAGLQSLTGAPRLLQAIARDGIVPFLAVFGHGKANGEPTWALLLSGGICEIGILIASLDAVAPILSMFFLMCYLFVNLACAVQTLLRTPNWRPRFKYYHWALSFLGMSLCLSLMFISSWYYAIVAMVIAGLIYKYIEYRGAEKEWGDGIRGLSLNAARYALIRLEEAPPHTKNWRPQMLVLLNVDTDLAVKHPRLLSLTTQLKAGKGLTIVGNVLEGTYLTKDSEAKTAEQNIKSSMAAERTKGFCHVVVSSNLRDGFSHLIQSAGLGGMKHNTVLMAWPGTWKQSNDPASWKNFIETVRETTATHHALLVAKNVDSFPGNLERLGEGTIDVWWVVHDGGMLMLLPFLLRQHKVWRKCKMRIFTVAQMDDNSIQMKKDLQMFLYHLRLDAEVEVVEMHDSDISAFTYEKTLVMEQRSQMLKQMQLSRNEREREAQLIHDRNTASHAALSDAAAGVHMTWTKEKLFTERHRGREANANVAVRDLFNMKPEWENLNQSNVRRMHTAVKLNEVVVNKSQGAHLVLLNMPGPPRNRGGDENYMEFLEVLLEGLNRVLLVRGGGREVITIYS
- the slc12a7b gene encoding solute carrier family 12 member 7 isoform X5; protein product: MGERFVVVPVGPCNGELEPPDTVFSDPAPENEGAADGVVAGQRDPNTAVPILEYSREPNKYGDGLRKESSPFINNTDNDKAISYDGKNMALFEEEMDSNPMVSSLLNKLANYTNLTQGAQEHEEADEEEAGPKKKAVKSPQMGTFMGVYLPCLQNILGVILFLRLTWIVGTAGIVESLAIVVMCCSCTMLTAISMSAIATNGVVPAGGSYYMISRSLGPEFGGAVGLCFYLGTTFAGSMYILGTIEILLTYIVPQAAIFVAEKKEDEPAALLNNMRVYGTCCLTLMSLVVFVGVKYVNKLALVFLACVVLSILAIYAGVIKTAFDPPDFPVCLLGNRTLQNLNFDKCLKTEEVGNQTVGTALWALFCGGSRALNASCNEYFVLNNVTMIQGIPGLTSGVISDNMWSDYGPLGMLVEKPRQPAVLAADTSQDVYLPYVVNDIASFFTLLVGIYFPSVTGIMAGSNRSGDLRDAQKSIPIGTILAIATTTFIYLTSVVLFGACIDTVLLRDKFGDSVKRNLVIGTLSWPSPWVIVIGSFFSCCGAGLQSLTGAPRLLQAIARDGIVPFLAVFGHGKANGEPTWALLLSGGICEIGILIASLDAVAPILSMFFLMCYLFVNLACAVQTLLRTPNWRPRFKYYHWALSFLGMSLCLSLMFISSWYYAIVAMVIAGLIYKYIEYRGAEKEWGDGIRGLSLNAARYALIRLEEAPPHTKNWRPQMLVLLNVDTDLAVKHPRLLSLTTQLKAGKGLTIVGNVLEGTYLTKDSEAKTAEQNIKSSMAAERTKGFCHVVVSSNLRDGFSHLIQSAGLGGMKHNTVLMAWPGTWKQSNDPASWKNFIETVRETTATHHALLVAKNVDSFPGNLERLGEGTIDVWWVVHDGGMLMLLPFLLRQHKVWRKCKMRIFTVAQMDDNSIQMKKDLQMFLYHLRLDAEVEVVEMHDSDISAFTYEKTLVMEQRSQMLKQMQLSRNEREREAQLIHDRNTASHAALSDAAAGVHMTWTKEKLFTERHRGREANANVAVRDLFNMKPNQSNVRRMHTAVKLNEVVVNKSQGAHLVLLNMPGPPRNRGGDENYMEFLEVLLEGLNRVLLVRGGGREVITIYS